In one Achromobacter spanius genomic region, the following are encoded:
- a CDS encoding TolC family outer membrane protein, with protein sequence MRVRLLTALLVFTCAASVASSSVFAQNLIQVWQAALGNDPIYAAARANYRAGLEKEPQARSLLLPLISAEAGGAYQETRSTRGLGVSYSGGRGVWDLALTQPLFDWGRWQNYEQSKLIVADVEVQLQQAYQDLLLRVADAYFNVLYAQDALTATEAEKAAVAGQLESAKRNFELGNSTVTDTYEAQARYDLVVAQELRLQNDLDVRRDELAKIIGSPPGALAELPYGVQLPAPQPARVNDWSTQAESSSLEVLRAQLLTRIAGREIQIAKSGHYPTLNLRATSGSASDAVMRNAAPGKPIDNTVGVVLSIPLYSGGGVSSQVTEKVQLEQKARHDFETARRQAIQAARQYYTGVTSGLARIRALEAGEKSSRAAVEANRTGYEVGVRINLDVLNAQQQLYATQRDLALARYSTVLSGLRLKASSGILAETDLEAINRLLRDPR encoded by the coding sequence ATGCGCGTCCGACTGCTTACGGCTTTACTGGTTTTTACCTGCGCCGCAAGCGTCGCTTCGTCGTCCGTGTTCGCGCAGAACCTGATCCAGGTCTGGCAAGCCGCGCTGGGCAATGACCCGATCTACGCCGCGGCCCGCGCGAACTATCGCGCCGGCCTGGAAAAAGAACCCCAAGCCCGTTCGCTGCTGCTGCCGCTGATCTCGGCGGAAGCTGGCGGCGCCTACCAGGAAACCCGCAGCACGCGCGGCCTGGGCGTGTCGTATAGCGGCGGGCGCGGCGTCTGGGATCTGGCGCTGACCCAGCCTCTGTTTGATTGGGGCCGCTGGCAGAACTACGAGCAGTCCAAACTGATCGTTGCCGACGTCGAGGTGCAACTGCAGCAGGCCTATCAAGACCTGCTGCTGCGCGTGGCCGACGCCTATTTCAACGTGCTGTATGCGCAAGACGCGCTGACCGCCACCGAGGCCGAAAAGGCCGCCGTGGCCGGACAGTTGGAATCGGCGAAGCGCAATTTCGAGCTGGGCAATTCCACGGTCACCGACACGTATGAAGCACAGGCGCGCTACGACCTGGTGGTGGCGCAGGAACTGCGCCTGCAGAACGATCTGGACGTGCGCCGCGACGAACTCGCCAAGATCATAGGGTCACCGCCTGGCGCGCTGGCCGAACTGCCCTACGGCGTGCAATTGCCGGCGCCCCAACCCGCGCGCGTCAACGACTGGAGCACGCAGGCCGAATCGTCCAGCCTGGAAGTGCTGCGCGCGCAATTACTGACCCGCATCGCGGGGCGAGAAATCCAGATCGCCAAGAGCGGCCACTATCCCACGCTGAACCTGCGCGCCACCAGCGGCAGCGCCAGCGACGCAGTCATGCGCAATGCCGCGCCGGGCAAGCCGATCGACAACACGGTGGGCGTGGTGCTGTCGATTCCGCTGTATTCCGGTGGCGGCGTGTCGTCGCAAGTGACCGAAAAGGTGCAGTTGGAACAGAAGGCCCGCCACGATTTCGAAACCGCGCGCCGCCAGGCAATTCAGGCCGCGCGCCAGTATTACACCGGCGTCACGAGTGGGCTGGCACGTATCCGGGCGCTGGAAGCCGGTGAAAAATCCAGCCGGGCAGCCGTGGAAGCCAACCGTACGGGATACGAAGTCGGCGTGCGGATCAACCTGGATGTGTTGAACGCGCAGCAACAGCTTTATGCGACGCAACGCGATCTGGCGCTGGCGAGGTATAGCACGGTGCTGTCGGGGTTGAGGCTGAAGGCAAGCAGCGGGATTTTGGCCGAAACGGATCTGGAAGCGATCAATCGCTTGTTGAGGGACCCGAGGTAA
- the thiD gene encoding bifunctional hydroxymethylpyrimidine kinase/phosphomethylpyrimidine kinase — protein MSSRQQDGNARPIPNALSIAGVDPSGGAGILADVKAMSALGAYGCAIIAALTAQNTKGVTGISAVPPAFVGLQIDTLFADVRIDAVKIGMLGQRPVIEVVAEKLAKWTPAHVVLDPVMVAKSGDLLLENDAVGAMREALLPQCTMLTPNLPEAGVLLEERPVETVKEMRRVAERLRNKLAHSGERWVLVKGGHLPGNETIDLLHDGDRMIELPGHRIETANTHGTGCTLSAALAALLPQIGDAPEAARRAKAYLTEAIRHAERLSVGSGHGPVHHFHAWW, from the coding sequence ATGAGTTCGCGCCAACAGGACGGCAACGCCCGTCCCATTCCCAACGCGCTGAGCATTGCCGGCGTCGACCCGTCCGGCGGCGCCGGCATCCTGGCCGACGTCAAGGCGATGAGCGCGCTGGGCGCCTATGGTTGCGCCATCATCGCCGCGCTGACGGCCCAGAACACGAAGGGCGTCACCGGCATCTCGGCCGTGCCGCCCGCGTTTGTGGGCTTGCAGATCGATACGCTGTTCGCCGACGTGCGCATCGACGCGGTCAAGATCGGCATGCTGGGCCAGCGCCCGGTGATTGAAGTGGTGGCTGAAAAGCTGGCCAAGTGGACCCCGGCGCATGTGGTGCTGGACCCGGTCATGGTGGCCAAAAGCGGCGACCTGCTGCTGGAGAACGACGCCGTGGGCGCCATGCGCGAAGCGCTGCTGCCGCAATGCACGATGCTGACGCCCAACCTGCCCGAAGCCGGCGTGCTGCTGGAAGAGCGGCCGGTGGAAACCGTCAAGGAAATGCGGCGCGTGGCCGAACGCCTGCGCAACAAGCTGGCGCATTCGGGCGAACGCTGGGTGCTGGTCAAGGGCGGCCATCTGCCTGGCAACGAGACCATCGACCTGCTGCACGACGGCGACCGCATGATCGAGCTGCCCGGCCACCGCATTGAAACGGCAAATACCCACGGCACCGGTTGCACGCTGTCGGCAGCGCTGGCGGCCTTGTTGCCTCAAATTGGGGACGCACCGGAGGCGGCGCGCCGCGCCAAGGCTTATCTGACCGAAGCCATTCGCCACGCCGAGCGGCTGTCGGTGGGGTCGGGACACGGCCCGGTGCATCACTTCCACGCCTGGTGGTAA
- a CDS encoding ferritin-like domain-containing protein codes for MLYPELFKTMEAVRWNMAHDIPWGDFDRSKLSDEQAQTIKMNAITEWAALPATEMFLRDNRGDSDFCAFMSVWFFEEQKHSLVLIEYLRRFRPDLVPTEEELHNVRFEFDVAPELETLMLHFCGEIRLNHWYRRAAEWHTEPVIKAIYKTVAQDEARHAGAYLQYMRRALHDRGQDTSEQARLAFSKIGVLMASAGRTQQALHPTNLHVNKDLFPNDTVQSRLPEPGWLEHWLDTQIRFDGIWEQKVASRILHILSKLMDRSFETVKDLNRYRKEMTALVVPKEKKIILGGA; via the coding sequence ATGCTTTATCCTGAACTCTTCAAGACCATGGAAGCGGTGCGCTGGAACATGGCTCATGACATCCCCTGGGGGGATTTCGATCGCAGCAAGCTCTCGGACGAGCAGGCGCAAACGATCAAGATGAACGCCATCACCGAATGGGCGGCGCTGCCGGCCACGGAGATGTTTCTGCGCGACAACCGCGGCGACAGCGATTTCTGCGCATTCATGTCGGTGTGGTTCTTCGAAGAGCAGAAGCACTCGCTGGTGCTGATCGAATACCTGCGCCGCTTCCGTCCGGACCTGGTTCCCACCGAAGAAGAGCTGCACAACGTGCGCTTTGAATTCGACGTTGCGCCCGAACTTGAAACGCTGATGCTGCATTTCTGCGGCGAGATTCGCCTGAACCACTGGTATCGCCGTGCCGCCGAATGGCACACGGAACCGGTCATCAAGGCCATCTACAAGACTGTGGCGCAAGACGAAGCCCGCCATGCCGGCGCGTACCTGCAATACATGCGCCGAGCGCTGCATGACCGCGGCCAGGACACCAGCGAACAGGCTCGCCTGGCGTTCTCGAAGATCGGTGTGCTGATGGCTTCGGCCGGCCGGACCCAGCAGGCGCTGCACCCGACCAACCTGCACGTGAACAAAGACCTGTTCCCCAACGACACCGTGCAATCGCGCCTGCCCGAGCCGGGCTGGCTGGAGCACTGGCTCGACACGCAGATTCGCTTTGACGGCATCTGGGAACAAAAGGTCGCCAGCCGCATCCTGCACATTTTGTCCAAGCTGATGGATCGCAGCTTCGAAACGGTGAAAGACCTGAATCGCTACCGCAAGGAAATGACGGCGCTGGTCGTGCCCAAGGAAAAGAAGATCATCCTGGGCGGCGCCTGA
- the rfaE2 gene encoding D-glycero-beta-D-manno-heptose 1-phosphate adenylyltransferase: MSAARFESKVLSRDECVAAVAAGRLPRPLVFTNGVFDILHRGHATYLDQAAQLGATLVVAVNTDESVRRLGKGAERPLNRMEDRAALLAALGCVTVVTSFHEDTPEALIGEIKPDLIVKGGDYDMETLPETALVKSWGGRAVAIPFEFERSTTALVKKIQGG, translated from the coding sequence ATGTCCGCCGCCCGTTTTGAATCCAAAGTCCTGTCCCGCGACGAATGCGTCGCCGCCGTCGCCGCTGGCCGCCTGCCGCGGCCGCTGGTATTCACCAACGGCGTCTTCGACATCCTGCATCGCGGCCACGCCACGTATCTGGATCAGGCCGCCCAGCTGGGCGCGACGCTGGTGGTGGCAGTGAACACCGACGAGTCGGTGCGCCGCCTGGGCAAAGGCGCCGAACGCCCGTTGAATCGCATGGAAGACCGCGCCGCGCTACTGGCCGCGCTGGGCTGCGTGACCGTGGTCACGTCGTTCCACGAAGACACGCCCGAAGCCTTGATCGGCGAGATCAAGCCCGATCTGATCGTCAAGGGCGGCGACTACGACATGGAAACGCTGCCGGAAACGGCGCTGGTAAAAAGCTGGGGCGGCCGCGCGGTGGCGATCCCGTTCGAATTCGAACGGTCCACGACGGCGCTGGTGAAGAAGATTCAGGGCGGCTGA
- a CDS encoding TonB-dependent receptor, protein MRALRPWQPDTGQFARQEVHRRRARPVWPNVARWHPPIVIGLRGRGSHRGYVDESPLYPALRRRPALFRSGHRRRPASCLPHPELDTVTVTAQRVPTDGRTLPVSISVITAEDIAASSARTMQDLLSTQAGINLINTSSSSDNAIVDLRGFGITGASNTLILIDGVKQNTNDLSAPSLGVVPLDQVERVEIVRGSGSVQYGGGTTGGVINIITKSDFSKEPVTARATATFGSYGLRQYDAAVALNNQKVGVDAYMQSLHSDGYRDHSGERREGGGGGITLRHDNGSIRLYGRTTTQKLELPGPRLISPSTGVNEFQDDPRGSKNDVDYVKTTSTTFGLQVEQAIGTGMLYADLSTREKKLNGLSFDGFGDTLRDQKLEENIASVRYRLPINGGHSIVFGADAQESKTTADQNAYYDFEPSKWQSRQHQYGLFAEGQIRATDSTTVTAGVRRQYASDDLEVLSGSGTASDRSNHLTAWQLGVRQELSAGFGLYGKVGRSFRLPNADELLSVQSPLAPQTSTDKEIGVTWQGAASSARLSYFRYDLTNEIQYNPLADGMWGPGTGANTNLDPTRRQGIELEGRTAVSSSVTLDANLTWMEAQFRSGTYAGVDLAGKTVPLAPKWLANAGVTWRPTDAFLWNVSAQYVGKSRMDNDQANQFDKELDAYVLFNTKVAYKFTRNIEGAIGVNNIFDRQYATYGIRGGNASFEMLGPVANYNLYPAPGRNFYASLTLRY, encoded by the coding sequence ATGCGCGCTTTGCGCCCATGGCAGCCCGATACCGGCCAGTTCGCTCGTCAGGAAGTCCATCGCCGCCGCGCCAGGCCAGTCTGGCCCAACGTGGCGCGGTGGCATCCTCCCATCGTGATTGGCCTGCGGGGTCGCGGGTCGCATCGAGGTTACGTAGATGAAAGCCCGCTCTATCCGGCGTTACGCCGGCGCCCTGCTCTGTTCCGCTCCGGCCATCGCCGCCGCCCAGCAAGCTGCCTCCCCCACCCCGAACTCGACACGGTCACCGTCACCGCCCAGCGCGTGCCGACCGACGGCCGCACGCTGCCGGTGTCCATTTCGGTGATCACCGCCGAAGACATCGCCGCCAGCAGCGCCCGCACCATGCAGGACCTGCTGTCGACCCAGGCCGGCATCAACCTGATCAACACCAGCAGCTCCAGCGACAACGCCATTGTCGACCTGCGCGGCTTCGGCATCACGGGCGCCAGCAACACGCTGATCCTGATCGACGGCGTGAAGCAGAACACGAATGACCTGTCCGCCCCCAGCCTGGGCGTGGTGCCACTGGACCAGGTGGAACGCGTTGAAATCGTGCGCGGCAGCGGTTCGGTGCAGTACGGCGGCGGCACAACCGGCGGCGTCATCAACATCATCACAAAATCGGATTTCTCGAAAGAGCCGGTGACGGCCCGCGCCACCGCCACGTTTGGCAGCTACGGCCTGCGTCAGTACGACGCCGCGGTGGCCCTGAACAACCAGAAGGTCGGCGTAGACGCCTACATGCAGTCGCTGCACAGCGACGGCTACCGCGACCACAGCGGCGAGCGCCGCGAAGGCGGCGGCGGTGGCATCACGCTGCGCCACGACAACGGCTCGATCCGCCTGTACGGCCGCACCACCACGCAAAAGCTGGAACTGCCCGGCCCGCGCCTGATCAGCCCGTCGACGGGCGTGAACGAATTCCAGGACGACCCGCGCGGCTCGAAGAACGATGTGGACTACGTCAAGACCACGTCCACCACCTTCGGCCTGCAAGTGGAGCAAGCCATTGGCACGGGCATGCTGTACGCCGACCTGTCCACCCGCGAAAAGAAGCTGAACGGTCTGTCTTTCGACGGCTTTGGCGACACCTTGCGCGACCAGAAGCTGGAAGAGAACATTGCCAGCGTGCGCTATCGCCTGCCGATCAACGGCGGCCATAGCATCGTGTTCGGCGCCGACGCGCAAGAATCCAAGACCACCGCCGACCAGAACGCCTACTACGACTTCGAACCGTCGAAGTGGCAATCGCGCCAGCACCAGTACGGCCTGTTCGCCGAAGGCCAGATCCGCGCCACCGACAGCACCACCGTCACGGCCGGCGTGCGCCGCCAGTACGCCTCGGACGACCTGGAAGTGCTTAGCGGATCGGGCACCGCGTCGGACCGCAGCAACCACCTGACCGCCTGGCAGTTGGGCGTGCGCCAGGAACTGTCGGCCGGCTTCGGCCTGTACGGCAAGGTCGGCCGCAGCTTCCGCCTGCCCAACGCAGACGAACTGCTGTCGGTGCAAAGCCCGCTGGCCCCGCAAACGTCCACCGACAAGGAAATCGGCGTGACGTGGCAAGGCGCGGCCAGCAGCGCCCGCCTGTCGTACTTCCGCTATGACCTGACCAACGAAATCCAGTACAACCCGCTGGCCGACGGCATGTGGGGCCCGGGCACCGGCGCCAACACCAACCTGGATCCGACCCGCCGCCAAGGCATCGAACTGGAAGGCCGCACCGCCGTGTCCAGCAGCGTCACGCTGGATGCCAACCTGACCTGGATGGAAGCGCAATTCCGCTCGGGCACCTACGCGGGCGTGGACCTGGCCGGCAAGACCGTGCCGCTGGCGCCCAAGTGGCTGGCCAACGCCGGCGTGACCTGGCGCCCCACCGACGCCTTCCTGTGGAACGTGTCGGCGCAGTACGTGGGCAAGTCGCGCATGGACAACGACCAGGCCAACCAGTTCGACAAGGAACTGGACGCCTACGTGCTGTTCAACACGAAGGTTGCGTACAAATTCACGCGCAACATCGAAGGCGCCATCGGCGTGAACAACATCTTCGATCGCCAGTACGCCACGTACGGCATACGCGGCGGCAATGCATCGTTCGAAATGCTGGGGCCGGTTGCCAACTACAACCTGTACCCGGCGCCGGGCCGCAATTTCTACGCGTCGCTCACCCTGCGCTATTGA
- the ubiB gene encoding ubiquinone biosynthesis regulatory protein kinase UbiB, producing MFPLLRLLRIIVVSLRYGLDELVLSSLNHPLATCLLRVIRLGTRPRQPRGQRLRLALESLGPIFVKFGQVLSTRRDLIPADIANELALLQDRVPPFPSAQAAACIEAALGAPPDKLFAQFDVDPVASASIAQVHFAVLHDGREVAVKVLRPGMLGIIEKDLSLLKIVARIIERLGADGRRLKPREVVAEFDKYLHDELDLVREASNCSQLRRNFGPESGRGDMLIVPEVIWEYTASTVFTMQRMYGMPVGQVQRMREAGIDIPTLARTGVEIFFTQVFTDGFFHADMHPGNIYVSDRPETLGSYIALDFGIVGSLSEFDKNYLAQNFLAFFHRDYRRVAQLHIESGWVPADTREEELEGAVRAVCEPYFDRPLSEISLGQVLLRLFQTSRRFNVEIQPQLVLLQKTLLNVEGLGRQLDPDLDLWKTAKPYLERWMRQRVGFKGLRQSLEKEAVQWSQMLPALPRLVHDHLSRPNVSPALLAEMVHLRRAQEQNNRLVAALVGVVALAIGVAIWALTR from the coding sequence ATGTTTCCCCTGCTGCGCCTGCTTCGCATCATCGTCGTATCGCTGCGCTATGGCCTGGACGAACTGGTCCTGTCCAGCCTGAACCATCCCTTGGCCACCTGCCTGTTGCGCGTCATTCGTCTGGGCACGCGTCCGCGCCAGCCGCGCGGGCAGCGTCTGCGCCTGGCGCTGGAATCGCTAGGCCCCATCTTTGTGAAGTTCGGGCAGGTGCTGTCCACCCGCCGCGACCTGATCCCCGCTGATATCGCCAACGAGCTCGCTCTGCTGCAGGACCGCGTACCGCCGTTCCCGTCGGCACAGGCCGCGGCGTGCATCGAGGCCGCGCTGGGCGCGCCGCCCGACAAGTTGTTCGCGCAGTTCGACGTGGATCCGGTGGCGTCGGCGTCCATCGCGCAGGTGCACTTCGCCGTGCTGCACGACGGCCGCGAGGTCGCGGTGAAGGTGTTGCGGCCGGGCATGCTGGGCATCATCGAAAAAGACCTGTCGCTGCTGAAGATCGTGGCGCGCATCATCGAACGCCTGGGCGCCGACGGCCGCCGCCTGAAGCCGCGCGAAGTCGTGGCCGAATTCGACAAATACCTGCACGACGAACTGGATCTGGTGCGCGAAGCATCCAACTGCAGTCAGTTGCGCCGCAATTTCGGCCCGGAATCCGGCCGGGGCGACATGCTGATCGTGCCCGAGGTGATCTGGGAATACACCGCATCCACCGTATTCACCATGCAACGCATGTACGGCATGCCGGTGGGTCAGGTGCAACGCATGCGCGAGGCGGGCATCGACATCCCGACGCTGGCGCGCACCGGGGTGGAAATCTTCTTCACGCAGGTGTTCACCGACGGTTTCTTCCACGCCGACATGCACCCCGGTAACATCTACGTGTCGGATCGCCCCGAGACGCTGGGCAGCTATATCGCGCTTGACTTCGGCATCGTGGGCTCGCTGTCCGAGTTCGATAAAAACTATCTGGCGCAGAATTTCCTGGCCTTTTTCCATCGCGATTACCGGCGTGTGGCGCAGTTGCACATTGAATCCGGCTGGGTGCCCGCCGACACGCGCGAAGAAGAACTGGAAGGCGCCGTGCGCGCCGTCTGCGAACCGTACTTTGACCGGCCGCTGTCCGAGATCTCGCTGGGGCAGGTTCTGCTCCGCCTGTTCCAGACGTCGCGCCGGTTCAATGTAGAGATCCAGCCGCAACTGGTCTTGCTGCAAAAGACCTTGCTGAACGTCGAGGGCTTGGGCCGTCAGCTCGACCCCGACCTGGATCTCTGGAAGACCGCCAAGCCGTATCTGGAACGCTGGATGCGTCAGCGTGTCGGATTCAAGGGCTTGCGCCAAAGCCTGGAAAAAGAAGCCGTGCAGTGGTCGCAAATGCTGCCCGCCTTGCCCAGGCTAGTCCATGACCACCTGAGCCGTCCGAATGTCTCGCCAGCGCTGCTGGCCGAGATGGTTCACTTGCGGCGCGCCCAGGAACAGAACAACCGGCTGGTTGCAGCGCTGGTTGGGGTAGTGGCTCTTGCGATCGGGGTCGCAATATGGGCCTTGACCCGGTAG
- a CDS encoding protein-L-isoaspartate O-methyltransferase family protein, producing MNASTLPDVEQARFNMVEQQIRPWDVLDANVLQALFDVRREQFVPPALRALAFSDLELPLEINAVNTRQTMLAPKVEARLAQELQLTKSDCVLEIGTGSGYQAALLGYLAQQVTSVEIDSRLVTFAQQNLQMNNVTNVKVETGDARNGWGSTEYDAILVTGSVPVVPDALKYQLRVGGRLVVIVGQAPVMTACRITRTTAASFETVNLFETVIKPLRGVAVSQFKF from the coding sequence ATGAACGCTTCGACCCTGCCCGACGTAGAACAAGCCCGCTTCAATATGGTGGAACAGCAGATCCGCCCGTGGGACGTCCTGGACGCCAACGTGCTGCAAGCGCTGTTCGATGTGCGCCGCGAACAATTCGTTCCGCCGGCCCTGCGCGCCCTGGCGTTTTCCGACCTGGAACTGCCGCTTGAAATCAATGCGGTCAACACCCGCCAGACCATGCTCGCCCCCAAGGTTGAAGCGCGTCTGGCGCAAGAACTGCAATTGACCAAGTCCGACTGCGTACTGGAAATCGGCACCGGTTCCGGCTACCAGGCCGCGCTGCTGGGCTATCTGGCCCAACAGGTGACCTCGGTTGAAATCGACAGCCGCCTGGTGACGTTCGCGCAGCAGAACCTGCAAATGAACAACGTCACCAACGTCAAGGTTGAAACCGGCGACGCCCGCAACGGCTGGGGCTCCACCGAATACGACGCCATTCTGGTCACGGGTTCGGTGCCGGTCGTGCCGGACGCGCTGAAGTACCAACTGCGCGTGGGTGGCCGTCTGGTCGTGATCGTGGGCCAGGCCCCCGTCATGACGGCCTGTCGCATCACCCGCACCACCGCCGCCAGCTTTGAAACGGTGAACCTGTTCGAAACCGTGATCAAGCCGCTGCGTGGCGTTGCGGTGTCGCAGTTCAAGTTCTAA
- a CDS encoding thiazole synthase, producing MTTQDTLTIAGRAYSSRLLVGTGKYKDFEQTRAALDASGTEIVTVAIRRTNIGQNAGEPNLLDYVPTSKFTLLPNTAGCYSADDAVRTLRLARELLDGHDLVKLEVLGDPHTLFPNMPETLKATKTLVDEGFKVMVYCTDDPIQCRMLEDMGAVAVMPLASLIGSGMGILNPWNLRLIIDQARVPVVVDAGVGTASDAAIAMELGCDAVLMNTAIAGAQDPILMASAMKKGVEAGREAFLAGRMPKKLYSGAPSSPTEGLITGGPGAAK from the coding sequence ATGACCACACAAGACACTCTCACCATCGCCGGACGCGCCTATTCGTCGCGCCTGCTTGTCGGCACCGGCAAGTACAAGGACTTTGAACAGACCCGCGCGGCGCTGGACGCCAGCGGCACGGAAATCGTCACCGTCGCCATCCGCCGCACCAACATCGGCCAGAACGCGGGCGAACCGAACCTGCTGGACTACGTCCCGACATCCAAATTCACGCTGCTGCCCAACACGGCCGGCTGCTACAGCGCCGACGACGCCGTGCGCACGCTGCGCCTGGCGCGCGAACTGCTGGACGGCCACGATCTCGTCAAGCTGGAAGTGCTGGGCGACCCGCACACGCTGTTCCCGAACATGCCCGAAACCCTGAAGGCCACCAAGACGCTGGTCGACGAGGGCTTCAAGGTCATGGTCTATTGCACCGACGACCCCATCCAGTGCCGCATGCTGGAAGACATGGGCGCCGTGGCGGTGATGCCGCTGGCGTCCCTGATCGGCTCGGGCATGGGCATCCTGAACCCCTGGAACCTGCGCCTGATCATCGATCAGGCCCGCGTGCCGGTCGTGGTGGACGCTGGCGTGGGCACCGCGTCGGATGCCGCCATCGCCATGGAACTGGGCTGCGACGCCGTGCTGATGAACACCGCCATCGCTGGCGCGCAAGACCCGATCCTGATGGCCAGCGCCATGAAGAAGGGCGTGGAAGCCGGCCGCGAGGCCTTCCTGGCCGGCCGCATGCCCAAGAAGCTGTACAGCGGCGCGCCCAGCTCGCCCACCGAAGGGCTGATCACCGGCGGCCCGGGCGCGGCGAAATGA